The following proteins are co-located in the Cyprinus carpio isolate SPL01 chromosome B19, ASM1834038v1, whole genome shotgun sequence genome:
- the LOC109064523 gene encoding uncharacterized protein LOC109064523 isoform X3: MNILDEKGAMYAVVTLQDSDEVMVVPSNWVSLDKRHCYWPPFKSTEKCMEAVQHKPNPETEGKPWEKLHIIFLGEYDTFEKAKEGQKEIKEYEELSNPLKNVLPGIKRQRLDSTQEMSNNQLQPLPPVTPASTSRMSADDKVEILQMMRDVKSKVQQNSTLLKKILKDNTVSEAPRSTCVPSKNIKLPLRTFEDVARTEMELKNTTTRKKYVKYLSKLGGFISKDVIKNIMQQVLTDDLAMQFNWQGRGDKKAFSKLILTDVIRDAALARNVNMGHCETEIKKYLSYAACRMKLREKGESCGAFYYGLMCSIGLLVGC, translated from the exons atgaacatcttggatgaaaagggg GCCATGTATGCAGTTGTTACCTTGCAGGACTCAGATGAGGTGATGGTGGTACCATCAAATTGGGTGAGCCTAGACAAGAGACACTGTTACTGGCCTCCATTCAAATCCACAGAGAAGTGCATGGAAGCTGTTCAGCACAAACCTAACCCTGAAACAGAAGGCAAACCATGGGAGAAACTACACATTATCTTTCTCGGAGAATATG ACACTTTTGAGAAGGCAAAAGAGGGGCAAAAAGAAATCAAAGAATATGAAGAATT gtcaaatcCATTAAAGAATGTATTACCTGGAATAAAAAGACAGAGACTTGATAGCACTCAAGAAATGTCAAATAATCAGCTACAACCACTTCCTCCAGTAACACCTGCATCAACATCCAGAATGTCAGCTGATG ACAAGGTTGAAATCCTTCAAATGATGAGAGACGTCAAGAGCAAGGTTCAGCAAAACTctaccttgttaaaaaaaatactcaaagaCAATACGGTTTCTGAAGCCCCCAGAAGTACATGCGTgccttcaaaaaacataaaactgcctCTTAGAACCTTTGAAGATGTGGCCAGGACTGAAATGGAGCTCAAGAACACAACAACACGCAAAAAATAT GTAAAATATTTGTCAAAGCTTGGAGGTTTTATTTCCAAGGACGTGATTAAGAATATTATGCAGCAAGTCTTAACAGATGATCTGGCTATGCAGTTCAACTGGCAGGGGAGAGGAGATAAAAAGGCCTTCTCTAAACTTATTTTAACAGATGTGATCAGAG ATGCTGCATTAGCTCGAAATGTAAACATGGGTCactgtgaaactgaaataaaaaaatatttgagttaCGCAGCTTGTCGGATGAAACTAAGAGAAAAAGGAG AGTCGTGTGGAGCTTTTTATTACGGATTGATGTGCTCTATTGGACTTCTTGTGGGCTGTTGA
- the LOC109064523 gene encoding uncharacterized protein LOC109064523 isoform X2, whose translation MYAVVTLQDSDEVMVVPSNWVSLDKRHCYWPPFKSTEKCMEAVQHKPNPETEGKPWEKLHIIFLGEYDTFEKAKEGQKEIKEYEELSNPLKNVLPGIKRQRLDSTQEMSNNQLQPLPPVTPASTSRMSADDKVEILQMMRDVKSKVQQNSTLLKKILKDNTVSEAPRSTCVPSKNIKLPLRTFEDVARTEMELKNTTTRKKYVKYLSKLGGFISKDVIKNIMQQVLTDDLAMQFNWQGRGDKKAFSKLILTDVIRDAALARNVNMGHCETEIKKYLSYAACRMKLREKGGPGHAIPNVISTSMMDNQPEREIPLNIFV comes from the exons ATGTATGCAGTTGTTACCTTGCAGGACTCAGATGAGGTGATGGTGGTACCATCAAATTGGGTGAGCCTAGACAAGAGACACTGTTACTGGCCTCCATTCAAATCCACAGAGAAGTGCATGGAAGCTGTTCAGCACAAACCTAACCCTGAAACAGAAGGCAAACCATGGGAGAAACTACACATTATCTTTCTCGGAGAATATG ACACTTTTGAGAAGGCAAAAGAGGGGCAAAAAGAAATCAAAGAATATGAAGAATT gtcaaatcCATTAAAGAATGTATTACCTGGAATAAAAAGACAGAGACTTGATAGCACTCAAGAAATGTCAAATAATCAGCTACAACCACTTCCTCCAGTAACACCTGCATCAACATCCAGAATGTCAGCTGATG ACAAGGTTGAAATCCTTCAAATGATGAGAGACGTCAAGAGCAAGGTTCAGCAAAACTctaccttgttaaaaaaaatactcaaagaCAATACGGTTTCTGAAGCCCCCAGAAGTACATGCGTgccttcaaaaaacataaaactgcctCTTAGAACCTTTGAAGATGTGGCCAGGACTGAAATGGAGCTCAAGAACACAACAACACGCAAAAAATAT GTAAAATATTTGTCAAAGCTTGGAGGTTTTATTTCCAAGGACGTGATTAAGAATATTATGCAGCAAGTCTTAACAGATGATCTGGCTATGCAGTTCAACTGGCAGGGGAGAGGAGATAAAAAGGCCTTCTCTAAACTTATTTTAACAGATGTGATCAGAG ATGCTGCATTAGCTCGAAATGTAAACATGGGTCactgtgaaactgaaataaaaaaatatttgagttaCGCAGCTTGTCGGATGAAACTAAGAGAAAAAGGAG GTCCTGGGCATGCGATTCCAAATGTGATTTCTACCTCGATGATGGACAACCAGCCAGAGAGGGAAATACCTTTGAACATTTTTGTATAA
- the LOC109064522 gene encoding uncharacterized protein LOC109064522, with amino-acid sequence MYAVVTLQDSDEVMVAPSHWLCSDKKQCYWPPFKSTDKCTEAVQNRMKPETGGKPWEKLNISFHREFVTFDKAKEEQKIIEEQKERRYLLATGFSPILKRQRIESTQAMSKHQLAPASPARMSADDKDELLQMLRDIKSTVQENSAMLKKLLKDNTVSEVPSSTSVPPKEVKTSLNLPLRTFEDMERTERELNTTTTRKTYVKYLSGLGGFGNRDVIKNIMQHVLIDDLANEFNWQGRGNKKPFSQLTLADVIREAASKRNVPRVDCETEIKKYLSYTADRLSRKRAREQAGPGLEIPNVLPTLVDDQPDMAWDFFDDI; translated from the exons ATGTATGCAGTTGTTACTCTGCAGGACTCAGATGAGGTGATGGTGGCACCATCACATTGGTTGTGCTCAGACAAGAAACAATGTTACTGGCCCCCATTCAAATCCACAGATAAGTGCACAGAAGCTGTTCAGAACAGAATGAAACCTGAAACAGGAGGGAAACCATGGGAGAAATTAAATATTAGCTTTCACAGAGAATTTG TCACTTTCGATAAGGCAAAAGAGGAGCAAAAAATTATTGAAGAACAGAAAGAACG GCGATATCTATTAGCTACTGGATTTTCTCCAATATTAAAAAGACAAAGAATTGAAAGCACTCAAGCAATGTCAAAACACCAACTTGCTCCTGCATCACCTGCCAGAATGTCAGCTGATG ACAAGGATGAGCTCCTCCAAATGCTGAGAGACATCAAGAGCACAGTTCAGGAAAACTCTGCTATGTTAAAGAAACTACTCAAAGACAATACAGTTTCCGAGGTGCCCAGCAGTACTAGCGTTCCACCTAAAGAAGTTAAAACAAGCCTAAATCTGCCTCTTAGAACCTTTGAAGATATGGAAAGAACTGAAAGGGAGCTCAACACCACAACAACACGTAAAACATAT GTAAAATATTTGTCAGGACTTGGAGGTTTTGGAAACAGGGATGTGATTAAGAATATTATGCAACATGTCCTAATAGATGATCTGGCTAATGAATTCAACTGGCAGGGAAGAGGAAATAAGAAACCCTTCTCTCAGCTGACTTTAGCAGACGTGATCAGAG AGGCTGCATCCAAACGAAATGTACCTAGGGTCGactgtgaaactgaaataaaaaaatatctgagttacACAGCTGATCGACTCAGTCGGAAGAGAGCAAGAGAACAAGCAG GTCCTGGGCTTGAGATCCCAAATGTGCTTCCCACGCTGGTGGACGACCAGCCAGACATGGCTTGGGATTTTTTTGATGACATTTGA
- the LOC109064523 gene encoding uncharacterized protein LOC109064523 isoform X1: MNILDEKGAMYAVVTLQDSDEVMVVPSNWVSLDKRHCYWPPFKSTEKCMEAVQHKPNPETEGKPWEKLHIIFLGEYDTFEKAKEGQKEIKEYEELSNPLKNVLPGIKRQRLDSTQEMSNNQLQPLPPVTPASTSRMSADDKVEILQMMRDVKSKVQQNSTLLKKILKDNTVSEAPRSTCVPSKNIKLPLRTFEDVARTEMELKNTTTRKKYVKYLSKLGGFISKDVIKNIMQQVLTDDLAMQFNWQGRGDKKAFSKLILTDVIRDAALARNVNMGHCETEIKKYLSYAACRMKLREKGGPGHAIPNVISTSMMDNQPEREIPLNIFV, encoded by the exons atgaacatcttggatgaaaagggg GCCATGTATGCAGTTGTTACCTTGCAGGACTCAGATGAGGTGATGGTGGTACCATCAAATTGGGTGAGCCTAGACAAGAGACACTGTTACTGGCCTCCATTCAAATCCACAGAGAAGTGCATGGAAGCTGTTCAGCACAAACCTAACCCTGAAACAGAAGGCAAACCATGGGAGAAACTACACATTATCTTTCTCGGAGAATATG ACACTTTTGAGAAGGCAAAAGAGGGGCAAAAAGAAATCAAAGAATATGAAGAATT gtcaaatcCATTAAAGAATGTATTACCTGGAATAAAAAGACAGAGACTTGATAGCACTCAAGAAATGTCAAATAATCAGCTACAACCACTTCCTCCAGTAACACCTGCATCAACATCCAGAATGTCAGCTGATG ACAAGGTTGAAATCCTTCAAATGATGAGAGACGTCAAGAGCAAGGTTCAGCAAAACTctaccttgttaaaaaaaatactcaaagaCAATACGGTTTCTGAAGCCCCCAGAAGTACATGCGTgccttcaaaaaacataaaactgcctCTTAGAACCTTTGAAGATGTGGCCAGGACTGAAATGGAGCTCAAGAACACAACAACACGCAAAAAATAT GTAAAATATTTGTCAAAGCTTGGAGGTTTTATTTCCAAGGACGTGATTAAGAATATTATGCAGCAAGTCTTAACAGATGATCTGGCTATGCAGTTCAACTGGCAGGGGAGAGGAGATAAAAAGGCCTTCTCTAAACTTATTTTAACAGATGTGATCAGAG ATGCTGCATTAGCTCGAAATGTAAACATGGGTCactgtgaaactgaaataaaaaaatatttgagttaCGCAGCTTGTCGGATGAAACTAAGAGAAAAAGGAG GTCCTGGGCATGCGATTCCAAATGTGATTTCTACCTCGATGATGGACAACCAGCCAGAGAGGGAAATACCTTTGAACATTTTTGTATAA